A single region of the Mesoaciditoga lauensis cd-1655R = DSM 25116 genome encodes:
- a CDS encoding PEGA domain-containing protein yields MKKVFFILLFFSLLIRGALFADTHTLPVQKIPPSVSALSRAKLIDIKPNKSLTAQMNKPDGSVYNYGDIIWFNVKNTVDGYLYILDIPPEGTITQLFPNYYQPNNFIRAGTHKIPSISTYKFIVGGKNSGLEFVEYILSSKPLNFLQGSVKTKAHPFPNLGKTTKKEFVKFKLNMMKSLMSVPKKWTAWNYFYVNNGKIQTSLNINSTPSGAKVTIDGKFYGTTPLTIQISPGYHQVTISLAGYKEWEGVVYVEFGQAKKMDVKLMSTTQMMFGELYIKVTPKDAVIYVDGREIGEGEQKLTLLAGYHSVEVKHENYQTYYNDSVEVIPNNTTVLKVKLTPLTANIYIHSQPYVNVYVDGVFAGGTGYEGVLYLQGVKIGYHKIRFSKEWYVDQTIEYNVLPGDNFVSVMLTAAGMLKVNSNVYPISVKVDNEDFGKIDDQNEGIYVPIGSHTITFSNPEYVSTTKILNFYFQKTTNVNLIMNLKPLSMSVKISPNPFSPNGDWYEDTTTFHVVLSRKGMVKIQIYSNDKLIWYREFNASYGDNAVSWDGNSIEGRPMPNGVYKVVFTVESYGQTMTKSMNVVINKNTYTYFKEIIIVGAIALLAGILYLLFAK; encoded by the coding sequence GTGAAAAAAGTATTTTTCATCCTTCTGTTCTTTTCATTGCTTATCAGAGGTGCTTTGTTTGCCGACACTCATACGTTGCCTGTACAAAAGATCCCACCAAGTGTGAGCGCGCTCTCAAGGGCAAAGCTTATAGACATCAAGCCAAACAAGAGCTTAACCGCTCAAATGAATAAACCTGACGGTAGTGTTTACAACTACGGCGATATCATATGGTTTAACGTGAAAAACACGGTGGATGGGTATCTCTACATATTGGATATTCCACCCGAAGGAACAATCACACAACTATTTCCAAACTATTACCAACCAAATAATTTTATAAGAGCCGGAACTCATAAAATTCCTTCCATTTCCACTTATAAATTCATAGTTGGTGGAAAAAATTCAGGCTTGGAATTCGTGGAGTACATCTTATCTTCCAAACCATTGAATTTTCTTCAGGGATCGGTAAAAACAAAAGCTCATCCTTTTCCAAACCTCGGAAAAACGACAAAAAAAGAATTCGTAAAATTCAAACTTAACATGATGAAATCTTTAATGTCAGTTCCGAAGAAATGGACGGCATGGAATTATTTTTACGTCAACAACGGAAAAATTCAAACCTCTTTGAACATAAACAGTACGCCAAGTGGGGCGAAGGTCACGATAGATGGAAAATTTTATGGAACCACGCCTCTCACAATACAAATAAGTCCTGGATATCATCAAGTGACCATATCGCTTGCGGGATACAAGGAATGGGAAGGCGTTGTATACGTCGAATTTGGCCAAGCGAAAAAAATGGACGTAAAGCTGATGTCCACAACGCAAATGATGTTCGGTGAATTGTATATAAAAGTAACTCCAAAAGATGCTGTCATTTACGTTGACGGACGAGAAATAGGAGAAGGTGAGCAAAAGTTAACATTGTTAGCCGGATATCATAGCGTAGAAGTTAAACACGAAAATTATCAAACGTACTACAACGACTCCGTTGAAGTAATACCAAACAACACAACGGTGTTGAAAGTAAAATTGACACCTTTAACGGCAAACATCTACATTCATTCTCAACCATACGTTAATGTATATGTAGATGGCGTGTTTGCAGGTGGAACTGGTTATGAGGGCGTTCTCTATCTTCAGGGGGTGAAGATTGGTTACCATAAAATAAGATTTTCAAAAGAATGGTACGTCGATCAAACGATAGAGTACAACGTTTTACCGGGAGATAATTTCGTTTCCGTTATGCTGACAGCAGCCGGCATGCTTAAAGTAAATTCAAACGTTTATCCAATATCGGTTAAAGTGGACAACGAAGATTTTGGAAAAATAGATGATCAAAACGAAGGGATATACGTTCCAATAGGTTCCCATACGATCACATTCTCAAATCCAGAGTACGTTTCCACAACCAAAATCTTGAATTTCTATTTCCAAAAAACGACAAACGTGAATCTCATCATGAATCTAAAACCTTTGAGTATGTCCGTAAAAATCTCTCCAAATCCCTTCAGCCCAAATGGCGATTGGTACGAAGATACAACAACATTCCATGTTGTTCTAAGTCGAAAAGGAATGGTAAAGATTCAAATATATTCTAATGATAAACTAATATGGTACCGTGAGTTCAATGCCTCCTACGGTGACAACGCCGTATCATGGGACGGGAATTCCATAGAAGGTAGGCCAATGCCAAACGGTGTCTACAAAGTTGTTTTCACGGTTGAGAGTTATGGACAAACGATGACAAAATCAATGAACGTTGTGATAAATAAGAACACGTACACCTATTTCAAAGAGATAATAATAGTTGGAGCTATAGCATTGCTGGCGGGCATACTTTACTTGTTGTTTGCTAAATAA
- a CDS encoding FAD-dependent oxidoreductase — MNILKFDVVIIGGGPAGMAAASTALASYPKKKIAMVKKESQTLIPCGIPYTLSTLPSVESDVMSTKPLEEKGLEVIIDEVKEVDVNSKQIFTDSGETIEYDKLVFATGSRPVFPPIPGADLDGVFTVPKDIQQISRMKDALKKMNKIAIVGAGFIGMEMCDEIHKMGKQVTIIEARERVLPIAFDPEFSLEVQKVLEKNHIKTLTSTRVKEITGNGHVDGINFESGEHIDVDGVILSIGYRPNSALAKNAGLFIGMTGGIWTDEYMRTSAKDVFAVGDCTEHKEFFSRRPSKLMLASTAAFDARVAGTNLFNVRLIREIKGNIGIFSTSIFGKTLGAAGGTETDALESGFEVICGNASTVDRHPGSIPDASKVRVKLVFSKESGILLGGQIMGGKSVGEMINVLGVAVQSRMSATELVALQIGTQPLLTASPVVYPIITAALDAYSKMHASHEE, encoded by the coding sequence GTGAACATTTTGAAGTTCGATGTGGTAATAATTGGTGGAGGGCCAGCAGGAATGGCTGCGGCATCCACGGCGTTGGCGTCCTATCCAAAGAAAAAAATTGCGATGGTGAAAAAAGAAAGTCAAACGTTGATCCCATGTGGAATTCCTTACACTCTCTCAACACTTCCTTCGGTGGAAAGCGACGTGATGAGCACCAAACCATTGGAGGAAAAGGGATTGGAAGTTATCATTGATGAGGTAAAAGAAGTAGATGTAAACTCAAAACAAATTTTTACGGATTCGGGAGAAACAATAGAATACGATAAATTGGTCTTTGCCACAGGTTCAAGACCGGTCTTTCCTCCCATACCGGGTGCCGACTTGGATGGCGTTTTCACCGTTCCAAAGGATATTCAACAAATATCAAGGATGAAAGATGCTCTGAAGAAGATGAACAAGATAGCGATCGTAGGTGCGGGATTCATCGGCATGGAAATGTGCGATGAAATCCACAAGATGGGAAAACAAGTCACGATCATAGAAGCAAGAGAAAGAGTTTTACCAATAGCCTTCGATCCTGAATTTTCATTGGAGGTCCAAAAAGTTTTGGAAAAAAATCACATCAAAACTTTAACTTCAACAAGGGTTAAGGAAATAACGGGAAATGGACATGTCGATGGTATAAATTTTGAATCTGGTGAACACATAGATGTTGATGGTGTTATTTTGAGTATAGGCTACCGCCCAAATAGCGCATTAGCCAAGAATGCTGGACTTTTCATAGGGATGACCGGAGGAATATGGACTGACGAATACATGAGGACAAGCGCAAAAGATGTCTTCGCCGTTGGTGATTGTACAGAACACAAAGAGTTTTTTTCTAGAAGGCCAAGTAAACTCATGCTTGCTTCAACAGCGGCATTTGATGCACGGGTTGCGGGAACAAATCTTTTTAACGTTAGGTTGATAAGGGAAATAAAGGGAAATATCGGAATATTCTCAACATCCATATTTGGAAAGACGTTAGGAGCTGCCGGCGGAACCGAAACGGATGCGCTAGAGAGCGGCTTCGAGGTGATATGTGGCAACGCATCAACGGTAGATAGACATCCAGGTTCTATACCGGATGCAAGCAAAGTAAGGGTTAAACTCGTTTTTTCTAAAGAAAGTGGAATACTCTTAGGCGGACAAATAATGGGAGGGAAATCCGTTGGAGAGATGATCAACGTGTTGGGAGTTGCCGTTCAAAGCAGAATGAGCGCTACAGAGCTCGTGGCACTTCAAATAGGCACTCAACCTCTTTTGACAGCATCGCCTGTCGTTTATCCTATAATAACAGCTGCTCTGGATGCTTATTCCAAAATGCACGCTTCGCATGAGGAGTGA
- a CDS encoding glucose-1-phosphate thymidylyltransferase, with amino-acid sequence MKAIILCAGRGTRLRPLTFTSAKQLIPVANKPVILYSIEKIHKAGITDIAMIVNPDNMKDFQEVLGDGHDFGVHLSYIVQKEPKGLAHAVSLTEEFIDGDDFLMYLGDNLIQEDLSKFVYDFRKAHADASILLTPVEEPTRFGIAIMEGEKVTQVVEKPKIPPSNLAIIGVYMFSSKIFEGVKNIKPSWRGELEITDAIQYLIDNNGNVQGHVVYGWWKDTGRPTDLLEANRRVLSEIKTSQVLTQLNDGNYKIEGPVVIEKGVTISNTLIRGPVIIGKGASIINSYVGPYTSIGPNVTIENSEVENSIFMENSTIRDVDVRIDASIVGKNAMISSIKIKPRVHNLVVGDYSTIRLS; translated from the coding sequence GTGAAAGCGATAATCCTTTGTGCAGGTAGAGGAACCAGACTTAGACCACTGACTTTCACCAGTGCAAAACAGCTCATTCCCGTTGCCAACAAACCTGTTATACTGTATTCTATTGAAAAGATTCACAAAGCCGGTATAACCGATATTGCCATGATAGTGAATCCAGATAACATGAAGGATTTTCAAGAAGTTCTGGGCGATGGGCATGACTTTGGAGTCCATTTGTCTTACATCGTTCAAAAAGAGCCAAAAGGATTGGCACATGCCGTTTCACTTACGGAAGAGTTCATAGATGGTGACGACTTTCTGATGTACTTGGGAGATAACTTGATCCAGGAAGACCTTTCAAAATTCGTTTATGACTTTCGAAAGGCGCATGCGGATGCATCGATCCTTCTAACTCCTGTGGAAGAACCAACGCGTTTTGGAATAGCCATTATGGAAGGCGAAAAGGTAACGCAAGTTGTTGAAAAACCAAAAATCCCACCTTCCAATTTGGCGATAATAGGCGTTTACATGTTCAGTTCAAAGATATTCGAAGGGGTAAAAAATATAAAACCTTCTTGGAGAGGAGAATTGGAAATAACAGATGCCATTCAGTATTTAATAGACAATAATGGTAACGTCCAAGGACATGTGGTTTACGGTTGGTGGAAGGATACAGGTAGGCCCACCGACCTTCTTGAGGCCAATCGTCGTGTGCTATCTGAAATAAAGACTTCTCAAGTGCTCACACAGTTAAATGATGGGAACTACAAAATAGAAGGTCCTGTTGTGATAGAAAAAGGAGTTACCATTTCGAATACCCTCATCAGAGGACCCGTTATAATCGGCAAAGGTGCTTCTATAATAAATTCTTACGTTGGGCCTTACACATCTATAGGTCCAAATGTCACAATAGAAAACTCGGAAGTTGAAAACTCCATATTCATGGAAAATTCTACCATTAGGGATGTTGATGTCAGAATAGATGCAAGTATAGTAGGGAAAAACGCCATGATATCCAGCATTAAAATTAAGCCACGAGTTCACAATCTCGTGGTTGGAGATTACAGCACCATTAGGTTAAGTTAA
- the rpoD gene encoding RNA polymerase sigma factor RpoD, with amino-acid sequence MAENKTALLQKKIKSLIRKGKKQGYVTYADIDNAIPINYEDFDSSLLENIYDIMEKENIKIKDDSSDIVDELEEYGDAEASEVKRYLSFLDGQKPEIYDNANLKDPVKLYLKEIGRIPLLSPSEERRLARKAANGDEKAKQKLCTSNLRLVVSIAKKYMGRGLSFLDLIQEGNIGLLKAVEKFDWKKGYKFSTYATWWIRQAITRAIADQARTIRVPVHMVETINKLNKVIRDYMQKNGSYPTVDDLAKLMGKSREKIAEILKAARETISLESTVGNDDESTIGDFVEDATVISPEDAASQMMLHEQIEKVLNTLSPREAMVLKMRYGLIDGKAKTLEEVGQYFNVTRERIRQIEVKALRKLRHPSRSKHLKVFMGLAENEDEEEQNGGE; translated from the coding sequence ATGGCAGAAAATAAAACTGCTCTTCTTCAAAAAAAGATCAAAAGCCTTATTCGTAAAGGAAAAAAACAGGGATACGTAACTTACGCTGATATTGATAACGCGATTCCGATAAATTATGAGGATTTTGATTCAAGCTTATTGGAAAATATATACGATATCATGGAGAAAGAAAACATAAAGATAAAAGATGATTCTTCAGATATAGTAGATGAGTTGGAGGAATACGGTGATGCTGAAGCTTCCGAGGTAAAAAGATATCTTTCGTTTCTTGATGGACAAAAACCCGAAATTTATGACAACGCAAATTTGAAAGACCCTGTCAAACTTTATTTGAAAGAAATAGGAAGAATACCCTTGCTTTCCCCAAGCGAAGAAAGAAGGCTCGCTAGAAAAGCCGCAAATGGCGATGAAAAAGCAAAACAAAAATTGTGCACATCCAACTTGAGATTGGTCGTTAGCATCGCGAAGAAGTATATGGGAAGAGGGCTTTCATTCCTTGATTTGATTCAAGAAGGAAACATAGGCTTGTTAAAAGCCGTTGAAAAATTCGATTGGAAAAAAGGCTACAAATTTTCAACGTACGCCACATGGTGGATAAGGCAAGCCATAACAAGAGCGATAGCCGATCAGGCAAGAACGATAAGAGTACCCGTTCATATGGTTGAAACCATAAACAAATTGAATAAGGTTATAAGGGATTACATGCAAAAAAACGGTTCCTATCCAACAGTCGATGATCTGGCTAAACTCATGGGAAAATCACGTGAAAAGATAGCCGAAATATTGAAAGCAGCAAGAGAAACCATTTCCTTAGAATCAACTGTCGGAAATGATGATGAATCCACGATAGGCGATTTTGTTGAAGATGCTACCGTTATCTCACCAGAAGATGCAGCGTCACAGATGATGCTTCATGAACAAATAGAAAAGGTTTTGAACACTTTGAGCCCGAGAGAGGCAATGGTGTTGAAAATGAGATACGGTTTGATAGATGGAAAGGCAAAAACGCTTGAGGAAGTAGGGCAGTATTTCAACGTTACCCGTGAAAGGATCAGACAAATAGAAGTAAAAGCTTTGAGAAAGTTGAGACATCCAAGCCGCAGTAAACATCTAAAAGTGTTTATGGGATTAGCTGAAAATGAAGATGAAGAAGAGCAAAATGGTGGTGAATAA
- the dnaG gene encoding DNA primase, which produces MSKELDEFKSKCDIAKVVSHYVSLEKVGSNYRGLCPFHEEKTPSFYVNPDKGFFHCFGCGAGGDVIEFVKKIENISFIEAVQRVAELCGIDPPLMSKDTFYVKYTSLMEKIAANYKSVLLSVRGKKAWQYLSKERGLSKEEVEKFTLGYAPIDSDIVRRSAKELKIDENTLIKIGLLIRGKNGRLREFFRNRITFPVKNSSGRVVAFGGRALNDEEPKYLNSAENKYFSKSKILYLFNRNKIKDAGFSIVCEGYMDAIAFHRNGFENACALLGTGVTKFHIEILKGVTRNILLVLDSDNAGINAMKRAAKILANEDLNVKVLTFEDSKDPDEFFSKHGKDGFREILKKAVEYWDFYVQKSLGEVGDPIKALFRLRRSISWMDSSVLKRQLASKAARILMMEEKDVMYELQQPLKEKKEESQIKHTENIQLNVDDYIVYLLFYSDEMRRRIVEHLEEAIISPFAKKALNIVKSGITSPQEAMRLMERGEGERFFQIFTKGIPDSNAEKIFELCVSKLEERKLKHRIEKLEREMISTPDAKLKAKLMKEAMELRSLLKRKGGASHGRK; this is translated from the coding sequence GTGAGCAAAGAATTAGACGAATTCAAATCAAAGTGCGACATAGCAAAAGTTGTGTCGCACTATGTTTCACTTGAGAAAGTAGGTTCCAATTATCGTGGTTTGTGTCCTTTTCATGAGGAAAAGACACCTTCTTTTTATGTAAATCCTGACAAAGGATTCTTTCATTGTTTTGGATGCGGTGCAGGTGGAGATGTAATAGAATTTGTTAAAAAAATAGAGAACATTTCTTTCATTGAAGCAGTCCAAAGAGTTGCAGAGCTATGTGGAATAGATCCTCCTTTGATGTCAAAGGATACATTTTACGTGAAATATACCTCATTGATGGAAAAAATAGCTGCAAATTACAAGAGTGTCTTGCTAAGTGTTCGAGGAAAAAAAGCATGGCAATATCTATCCAAGGAACGTGGCCTCTCTAAAGAAGAGGTTGAAAAATTCACTTTGGGCTATGCCCCAATAGATTCGGATATCGTCCGAAGAAGCGCTAAAGAATTGAAAATTGATGAGAACACTTTAATAAAGATCGGTCTGTTGATCAGAGGCAAGAATGGCAGATTAAGGGAATTTTTCAGGAATAGAATAACTTTCCCGGTGAAAAATTCAAGTGGAAGGGTAGTTGCTTTTGGTGGAAGAGCTTTAAACGACGAAGAGCCGAAGTATCTTAATTCTGCGGAAAACAAGTACTTTTCCAAGTCAAAAATTTTATACCTTTTTAACAGAAATAAGATAAAAGATGCCGGCTTCTCAATAGTGTGCGAAGGTTATATGGATGCAATAGCTTTTCATAGAAACGGTTTTGAAAATGCCTGTGCACTTTTGGGAACCGGAGTGACGAAGTTCCATATAGAAATCCTAAAAGGCGTTACACGTAACATTCTTCTCGTTTTAGACAGCGATAATGCTGGCATAAACGCGATGAAAAGAGCTGCTAAGATTCTGGCAAATGAAGATCTGAACGTTAAAGTTTTGACGTTCGAAGATTCGAAAGATCCAGATGAGTTCTTTTCCAAACATGGAAAAGATGGATTTAGGGAAATTTTGAAAAAAGCGGTGGAATACTGGGATTTTTACGTTCAAAAATCTTTGGGAGAAGTTGGCGACCCAATTAAGGCTCTTTTCCGGTTGAGGCGTTCAATTTCGTGGATGGATTCTTCAGTTCTAAAACGACAGTTGGCTTCAAAAGCAGCGCGTATTCTCATGATGGAAGAAAAAGATGTGATGTACGAGTTGCAACAACCGTTGAAAGAAAAGAAAGAAGAGTCACAAATAAAGCATACGGAAAATATTCAGCTTAACGTTGACGATTATATAGTTTATCTGCTGTTTTACAGTGATGAAATGAGAAGACGTATTGTGGAACATTTAGAAGAAGCTATTATTTCTCCATTTGCCAAAAAAGCGTTGAATATTGTGAAATCAGGCATAACAAGTCCTCAAGAGGCTATGAGGCTTATGGAAAGGGGAGAAGGAGAAAGATTCTTTCAGATATTTACCAAGGGAATACCTGATTCTAACGCCGAAAAAATATTTGAGCTTTGCGTTTCAAAACTGGAAGAGCGTAAGTTGAAGCACCGGATCGAAAAGCTGGAAAGGGAGATGATTTCTACGCCTGACGCCAAATTAAAGGCAAAGTTGATGAAAGAAGCTATGGAACTTCGTTCCCTATTGAAAAGAAAGGGAGGTGCTTCTCATGGCAGAAAATAA
- the rpsI gene encoding 30S ribosomal protein S9 gives MTEKVDYYGTGRRKTSVARVHLRPGNGKIVINDKTYDSFKEYFQRDTLVMEANKPFVVTNTIGQFDVICRLNGGGLSGQVGALKLGVARALLNFNDSLRKTLRENGLLTRDPRMVERKKYGKKKARRSPQFSKR, from the coding sequence ATGACTGAAAAAGTGGATTATTACGGAACAGGCAGAAGAAAAACCTCCGTTGCACGTGTTCACTTGAGACCCGGAAACGGAAAGATCGTAATAAACGATAAGACTTACGATTCTTTTAAGGAATACTTTCAGAGAGATACGCTTGTCATGGAAGCCAACAAGCCTTTTGTCGTTACAAATACAATTGGTCAATTCGATGTAATATGCAGGCTTAATGGTGGAGGTCTTTCCGGGCAAGTCGGAGCGCTTAAACTTGGAGTAGCAAGAGCATTGCTTAATTTCAACGACAGCTTAAGGAAAACTTTGCGCGAAAACGGACTTTTAACAAGAGATCCAAGAATGGTCGAAAGAAAGAAATACGGAAAGAAGAAAGCAAGAAGAAGCCCTCAATTCTCCAAGCGTTGA
- the rplM gene encoding 50S ribosomal protein L13, whose protein sequence is MTQKTYFAKKEEVKRKWYVVDATGKPLGRLAREIAVILRGKNKPIYTPYVDTGDFVVVVNAEKVALTGNKLDDKFYHHHTGYMGNLRSMSAKDMLKKHPEDVVRLAVRGMMPKGVLGRHMLKKLKIYRGPEHPHTAQKPEELDI, encoded by the coding sequence ATGACTCAAAAAACTTATTTTGCTAAAAAAGAAGAAGTTAAAAGAAAATGGTACGTTGTTGACGCAACGGGAAAACCTCTTGGACGGTTAGCCAGGGAGATAGCCGTTATTTTAAGAGGTAAAAACAAACCTATTTACACTCCCTACGTGGATACCGGTGACTTTGTCGTTGTTGTAAATGCCGAAAAAGTCGCATTAACTGGTAACAAACTGGATGACAAATTCTACCATCATCATACCGGTTACATGGGTAACCTCAGAAGCATGAGTGCGAAAGATATGCTGAAAAAGCATCCTGAAGATGTTGTGAGGCTTGCCGTTCGCGGAATGATGCCAAAAGGTGTATTGGGAAGACATATGTTGAAGAAATTGAAAATTTATCGTGGACCAGAACATCCCCACACCGCTCAGAAACCCGAAGAATTGGATATCTAA
- a CDS encoding ECF transporter S component → MNKTKNLTIIGVFAALATVLMLIEIPVPQLAGFKYDPSDIAALLVGFMLGPIPGIVTVLIKDLLYFAIRGTDIVGIFMNAAAGTMFIGFSAWFYSRNKTKARAMFSLILATLVMTAGMDALNMVVYPPYLKVSYMFIFKNYLWVITLFNLAKASVDGFVTFLIYKKTSNVFKMEAWKTNHKWRSSEK, encoded by the coding sequence ATGAATAAAACTAAGAATCTAACCATCATTGGTGTATTTGCTGCGTTGGCAACGGTTCTTATGTTAATAGAAATTCCGGTTCCGCAGCTGGCTGGGTTTAAATACGATCCCAGTGATATCGCCGCATTGTTGGTTGGATTCATGCTTGGGCCTATTCCAGGCATCGTTACAGTTTTGATAAAAGATTTGCTTTACTTTGCCATCAGAGGGACAGATATCGTTGGAATTTTCATGAATGCCGCCGCCGGAACGATGTTCATAGGATTCTCGGCGTGGTTTTACTCTAGAAACAAAACAAAAGCAAGAGCCATGTTTTCTCTGATACTGGCAACTTTGGTAATGACAGCAGGAATGGATGCTTTGAATATGGTGGTATATCCCCCCTATTTGAAAGTTTCGTACATGTTTATCTTTAAAAACTATTTGTGGGTAATAACGCTTTTTAACCTTGCAAAGGCAAGTGTTGATGGATTCGTGACATTCTTGATTTACAAGAAAACGTCAAATGTCTTCAAAATGGAGGCATGGAAAACGAATCATAAATGGAGGAGTAGCGAAAAATGA
- the rpmA gene encoding 50S ribosomal protein L27 — MKLDIQVFASKSSVGKNSKDGNPKYLGTKVGDGQRVKAGSILVRQRGTKIWPGKNVGLGKDFTLFALVEGIVKFEKHKNRKYASVYQSVEEK; from the coding sequence ATGAAACTTGATATTCAAGTCTTTGCCTCAAAAAGTTCCGTCGGTAAAAACAGCAAAGATGGAAACCCGAAGTACTTAGGAACCAAAGTTGGAGATGGACAGAGGGTAAAAGCAGGCAGCATTTTGGTGAGGCAAAGAGGAACTAAAATATGGCCTGGTAAGAATGTAGGACTTGGCAAAGATTTTACTCTCTTCGCGTTGGTCGAAGGTATTGTAAAGTTTGAAAAACATAAAAACAGAAAGTATGCAAGCGTTTACCAGAGTGTGGAGGAAAAATAA
- a CDS encoding ribosomal-processing cysteine protease Prp, translating into MTRCEFLFHKGLYVGFRFYGHVGIDRKGKDVVCAAVSAVTQATIIGLEEVLGEEVEYEVKDGSIRCTIHGEMECAQRMVETLHKTVSQLSIQYPKNLSVSEMEVQ; encoded by the coding sequence GTGACAAGATGTGAATTTCTTTTCCACAAAGGGCTTTACGTCGGGTTTCGTTTTTACGGCCATGTGGGAATAGATAGAAAAGGGAAAGATGTTGTTTGCGCAGCGGTAAGTGCTGTGACACAAGCGACGATCATAGGGCTTGAAGAAGTTCTAGGAGAAGAAGTAGAATATGAAGTCAAAGACGGCAGCATAAGATGTACTATTCACGGAGAAATGGAATGTGCTCAGCGAATGGTTGAAACGCTTCATAAAACGGTAAGTCAATTATCCATTCAGTATCCCAAGAACTTATCTGTCTCAGAAATGGAGGTGCAGTGA
- the rplU gene encoding 50S ribosomal protein L21, translating to MYAIVEVGGKQYKVSEGESFETEKLRNVKEGESVVLDKVLAVKNENDSKIGSPYVEGAKVKATLVKNGRYKKVFTVKFKGRKGYRRTKNHRQWYSLLKVEKIEA from the coding sequence ATGTATGCAATTGTAGAAGTAGGGGGCAAGCAGTACAAGGTTTCCGAAGGCGAATCGTTTGAAACAGAAAAGCTGAGAAATGTTAAAGAAGGCGAAAGCGTGGTACTTGACAAGGTGCTTGCTGTTAAAAATGAAAACGATTCTAAAATAGGTTCCCCTTACGTTGAAGGTGCAAAAGTTAAAGCCACCCTTGTGAAGAACGGCAGATACAAAAAGGTGTTTACCGTTAAATTCAAGGGAAGAAAGGGATACAGGCGCACCAAGAACCATAGGCAGTGGTATTCACTGCTGAAAGTTGAAAAGATCGAAGCGTGA